The proteins below are encoded in one region of Fimbriimonadaceae bacterium:
- the ccsA gene encoding cytochrome c biogenesis protein CcsA, with protein sequence MTPEVRAVIAPQWSLVVGQIGYAAVFVALGAFLLASLLSLRGKPAAWAFTLGVLGLFTAFGCLLSLFVNDQFQFKYIAGHSALGMELKYKVAAVWSGQEGSILLWGTATAIFGLLASPATGRYRRWFTASYAALLAAICAILAYESPFVLLLVHGQPIIPPDGKGLAPSLLNYWVVIHPPTIFLGFGSLAVLFAWAFAALLEGDLAEWLAPVRPWAILSATLLGLGLAMGGFWAYETLGWGGFWMWDPVENTSFVPWCFTVAFIHNAFVTVARKKWAMTTVALAAAPLVTFIYGTFLTRSGFLGDTSVHSFAEMDRSALWTLIALMFVTTLVFATAWGWRARNLNRQEESLAKPESWLNREVFFGTSAWIMGAFGVVTAIGMSVPLFQSLAGQAPKVVDEKLYNSTLAFLYFPLIVAMAAGPFLSWRGIGLAKLMARLLNVLALTIFLTGVLMLWLKGFQLPHAWEALPASETATTRLLGLKVNHLSWSALVAGVTLFGIVASAWRLAETLPKKGLSVGGLLTHVGVLTAVLGLLVSRSLEQKEQMVLLPTRPMPAFGYQWQAGAPTVNYADRNNKVPVVATRAGDRFQVEPGLYYLGMNSGGEPQPMAWPGILSRPLYDFYVVVHDLTFDATDTTPMAKGETRLVRDENMLVTYEGLQREGEAGMPGAKFTAKVKVETPDGEWTAEPAIQLGEGEMIELPSAIGDKYRIRLRQIDAATGGASLQVQYQAPAYPVEVFYKPLTKLVWWGVGIMTLGGLAAAWARRPRSKSPAAPRPEETSAAIDPLEESENAPEPVAKS encoded by the coding sequence GTGACACCTGAAGTGCGAGCGGTCATTGCCCCGCAATGGTCGCTCGTGGTCGGCCAAATCGGGTACGCCGCGGTCTTTGTGGCGCTCGGCGCGTTCCTGCTCGCGTCGCTCCTGAGCCTTCGCGGCAAACCTGCGGCTTGGGCCTTCACTCTGGGCGTGCTGGGCCTTTTCACCGCCTTCGGCTGCCTCCTCTCGCTCTTCGTCAACGACCAGTTCCAGTTTAAGTACATCGCCGGCCACTCCGCGCTTGGAATGGAGTTGAAGTACAAGGTCGCGGCGGTCTGGTCCGGCCAAGAAGGCTCGATCCTCCTCTGGGGAACCGCGACGGCGATCTTTGGCCTCCTTGCGAGCCCGGCCACCGGGCGCTATCGCCGTTGGTTCACGGCGAGCTACGCGGCCTTGCTCGCTGCGATCTGCGCGATCCTGGCCTATGAGTCTCCTTTCGTGCTCTTGCTGGTCCACGGCCAACCGATCATCCCTCCCGACGGCAAGGGGCTCGCCCCGTCCCTTCTGAACTACTGGGTGGTGATCCACCCGCCCACGATCTTCCTCGGGTTCGGCTCGCTGGCGGTGCTCTTCGCGTGGGCTTTCGCCGCCTTGTTAGAGGGCGACCTGGCCGAATGGCTCGCCCCTGTCCGCCCGTGGGCGATCCTCTCCGCGACCCTGCTCGGCCTTGGCCTCGCGATGGGCGGTTTCTGGGCGTACGAGACGCTCGGCTGGGGCGGGTTCTGGATGTGGGACCCGGTCGAGAACACGAGTTTCGTGCCCTGGTGCTTCACCGTCGCCTTCATCCATAACGCGTTCGTCACGGTCGCCCGGAAGAAGTGGGCGATGACTACGGTGGCCCTCGCCGCGGCTCCGCTTGTGACGTTCATTTACGGCACGTTCCTCACCCGGTCCGGCTTCCTGGGCGATACGAGCGTGCACAGCTTCGCTGAGATGGACCGCTCTGCGCTCTGGACCCTCATCGCACTTATGTTCGTCACGACGCTGGTGTTCGCGACGGCTTGGGGCTGGCGCGCGCGGAACCTCAACCGACAGGAGGAGTCGCTGGCAAAGCCAGAGTCCTGGCTGAACCGCGAAGTCTTCTTCGGCACCTCCGCATGGATCATGGGAGCGTTCGGGGTGGTGACGGCGATCGGGATGAGCGTTCCCCTCTTCCAGTCGCTGGCGGGGCAGGCACCGAAGGTGGTGGACGAGAAACTGTACAACTCCACGCTTGCTTTCCTGTACTTTCCGCTCATTGTCGCGATGGCGGCCGGCCCGTTTCTCTCATGGCGCGGAATCGGGTTGGCCAAGCTCATGGCGCGGCTTCTGAACGTCCTCGCACTCACGATTTTCCTGACCGGGGTGCTGATGCTCTGGCTAAAGGGGTTCCAGCTCCCGCACGCGTGGGAAGCGCTTCCCGCTTCGGAGACGGCGACGACGCGGCTGCTCGGACTCAAGGTCAACCACCTGTCCTGGTCGGCACTCGTGGCCGGAGTCACGCTCTTCGGCATCGTCGCGAGCGCCTGGCGGCTGGCCGAGACCCTTCCCAAGAAGGGCCTTTCGGTCGGCGGCTTGCTCACCCACGTCGGCGTCCTCACCGCGGTCCTCGGCCTCCTCGTCTCGCGCAGCCTGGAACAGAAGGAGCAGATGGTGCTCCTCCCGACGCGCCCCATGCCCGCCTTCGGCTACCAATGGCAAGCGGGCGCGCCGACCGTGAACTATGCCGACCGGAACAATAAAGTGCCCGTCGTCGCGACGCGCGCAGGCGACCGGTTCCAGGTCGAACCCGGCCTCTACTACCTCGGCATGAACTCTGGAGGCGAGCCCCAGCCCATGGCCTGGCCGGGGATCCTTTCCCGGCCCCTTTATGACTTCTACGTCGTCGTCCACGACCTCACGTTTGACGCCACTGACACCACCCCGATGGCCAAGGGCGAGACCCGCCTCGTGCGAGACGAGAACATGCTCGTCACCTATGAGGGCCTGCAGCGCGAGGGTGAGGCAGGCATGCCGGGCGCCAAGTTCACGGCGAAAGTAAAGGTCGAGACTCCGGACGGCGAGTGGACGGCGGAGCCGGCCATCCAACTCGGCGAAGGCGAAATGATCGAGCTGCCTTCCGCCATCGGCGATAAGTACCGGATCCGGCTGAGGCAGATTGACGCGGCGACCGGCGGCGCCTCGCTACAAGTGCAATACCAAGCGCCCGCCTATCCGGTCGAAGTCTTCTATAAGCCCCTGACCAAGCTGGTCTGGTGGGGTGTCGGTATCATGACTTTAGGCGGTCTGGCCGCCGCCTGGGCTCGCCGCCCGAGATCAAAAAGCCCCGCGGCCCCACGGCCCGAGGAAACTTCCGCCGCGATCGACCCCTTAGAAGAGAGCGAGAATGCGCCTGAACCAGTTGCTAAAAGCTAA
- the fliN gene encoding flagellar motor switch protein FliN, producing the protein MSVSPEIIEKFRAYQPQVWQSVKRVITDQVDQFSLDDSNVEGLSTAEATRGLATGVQIAFAFANAPEDNMVVFLPQLTVNALSNRDEAITLDDNLVAELRSTFEGVVQGICLAIGTILDEPMVASGLQIRLQDLHLPESLDRSEEVVKVSTSGTVNGQTVQVFWFLSRVAAATICGESTQSDEGNPFKLVSGGVEGRHGDPSFLEDASLEIIMDIPLEVSVELGRVKMPVKDVLELGPGSIVEIDKAAGEPVDVLVNNRLVARGEVVVIDDNFGVRITEIVSLQERLQKLNEAA; encoded by the coding sequence ATGAGCGTCTCACCAGAAATCATTGAGAAGTTTCGAGCCTACCAACCACAGGTTTGGCAGTCAGTCAAGAGAGTTATCACTGACCAGGTCGATCAATTCTCGTTGGACGATAGTAATGTCGAGGGACTATCCACCGCCGAAGCAACCAGGGGTCTCGCGACAGGCGTTCAGATAGCCTTCGCATTTGCTAACGCGCCAGAAGACAACATGGTTGTCTTCCTCCCGCAACTCACGGTCAATGCACTGTCTAACCGGGATGAAGCGATCACCCTCGATGACAATCTCGTCGCAGAACTTCGGTCTACCTTCGAAGGGGTTGTCCAGGGGATCTGCCTAGCGATAGGCACAATCCTTGACGAGCCGATGGTTGCTAGCGGCTTGCAGATCCGGTTGCAGGATCTCCACTTGCCCGAGAGCCTCGATCGATCTGAGGAAGTCGTTAAGGTATCGACGAGTGGCACCGTTAACGGACAAACCGTCCAGGTGTTCTGGTTCCTAAGCCGTGTCGCTGCCGCTACGATCTGTGGAGAATCCACACAGTCCGACGAGGGTAATCCCTTCAAACTTGTATCTGGTGGGGTGGAGGGCCGGCACGGTGACCCGAGTTTCCTGGAGGATGCCAGCCTAGAGATCATTATGGACATTCCCCTTGAAGTGAGTGTCGAACTTGGTCGCGTCAAGATGCCCGTAAAGGACGTGCTCGAGCTTGGGCCGGGTTCGATTGTCGAAATCGATAAGGCTGCGGGTGAACCTGTTGATGTCCTGGTGAATAACCGACTTGTTGCGCGTGGCGAAGTTGTCGTGATTGACGACAATTTTGGTGTGCGTATCACAGAGATCGTGAGCCTGCAAGAACGATTGCAAAAGTTGAACGAGGCAGCATGA
- the pyrE gene encoding orotate phosphoribosyltransferase, whose translation MSSVDLGALLESSGAVLRGHFVLTSGRHSDVYFEKFRVLERPDVLSALCGEIAAHYRSAGIEVVAGPTTGGIIVAFEVARQLGVQALYVESEAGVKILRRGGSVREGAKVLIVDDVLTTGLSVQETLEVVRRNGGVPAGVGVLIDRSGAPPGFGVAHYAAYKVTATSYATEEVPDWLSAIPVTKPGTRPAGS comes from the coding sequence ATGTCCTCGGTTGACCTCGGGGCGCTATTGGAATCCAGCGGCGCGGTGCTCCGTGGCCATTTCGTCCTGACGAGCGGCCGCCATAGCGACGTCTACTTCGAGAAGTTTCGCGTGCTGGAACGCCCGGACGTGCTGAGCGCGCTCTGCGGGGAGATCGCGGCTCATTACCGTTCGGCTGGTATCGAGGTCGTGGCGGGGCCGACTACCGGCGGCATCATCGTGGCGTTCGAGGTCGCCCGTCAACTCGGCGTCCAGGCGCTCTATGTGGAGAGCGAAGCGGGCGTGAAGATACTGCGCCGAGGCGGCAGCGTCCGTGAGGGCGCCAAGGTGCTCATCGTGGACGACGTGCTGACCACCGGGCTCTCTGTCCAGGAGACCCTCGAAGTCGTACGCAGAAACGGGGGCGTCCCCGCCGGAGTCGGCGTCCTGATCGACCGGTCCGGGGCCCCGCCCGGTTTTGGCGTCGCGCACTACGCCGCCTATAAAGTCACGGCCACGAGTTACGCGACCGAAGAGGTGCCGGACTGGCTCTCGGCCATTCCTGTGACCAAGCCCGGCACACGTCCTGCGGGATCCTAG
- the fliP gene encoding flagellar type III secretion system pore protein FliP (The bacterial flagellar biogenesis protein FliP forms a type III secretion system (T3SS)-type pore required for flagellar assembly.), with protein sequence MKREFRGPLLRILLLLAVLGLGTIAYTQSNSITPVINIGIAGDEQRSQISTGLQILVLLTVLSLAPAILMLTTAFTRIVVILSFMRTALGTASIPPNQVIVGLSLFLTFFVMEPVYSSVYNEAYVPYTRDKDPIPLEEAVALAERPVRAFMLKHTYEADLKTLLEIRQERPKNGDDVALLTLVPAFVISELKTGFVVGLYILIPFVIIDIIVASILMGMGMMMMPPTVISLPAKILIFTMADGWSLLVNSIVMGYR encoded by the coding sequence ATGAAGCGCGAATTCCGAGGTCCGCTGCTTCGTATTCTCCTCCTGCTGGCAGTTCTTGGGCTAGGCACAATCGCCTATACACAGTCCAATAGCATTACTCCGGTAATCAACATCGGCATTGCCGGTGACGAACAACGCTCTCAGATTAGCACGGGCTTACAGATCTTGGTGCTGCTGACGGTGCTGTCCTTGGCACCGGCAATTCTGATGTTGACCACGGCCTTTACCCGGATCGTGGTCATCCTAAGCTTTATGCGGACCGCGCTTGGAACGGCTTCCATCCCGCCGAACCAGGTTATAGTGGGTCTCAGCCTGTTTCTAACCTTCTTCGTCATGGAGCCTGTCTACAGCTCTGTTTACAATGAGGCATATGTTCCATATACACGAGATAAAGATCCGATTCCGTTAGAGGAAGCTGTCGCCCTGGCAGAAAGGCCTGTCAGGGCGTTCATGCTTAAGCATACGTATGAAGCTGATCTAAAGACGCTACTCGAGATCCGTCAAGAGAGGCCAAAGAATGGCGATGATGTTGCACTCCTGACCCTTGTACCTGCCTTCGTGATCAGCGAGCTCAAGACCGGATTTGTCGTGGGTCTCTATATTCTAATTCCATTTGTCATCATCGATATCATAGTGGCAAGTATCCTCATGGGTATGGGCATGATGATGATGCCGCCGACCGTAATATCTCTGCCGGCTAAGATTCTGATCTTCACAATGGCAGATGGTTGGTCCCTTCTGGTCAACTCAATCGTGATGGGCTATCGATGA
- the fliM gene encoding flagellar motor switch protein FliM: MSEILSQAEIEALLTSLSPDSGGGASAQPEQSGGKPGASSASVRSLRAATAYEVYDFRRPDKFSKDQLRTLQMLHETFARLAGSSLSGHLRTHVSVDLISLEQVPYEEYLRSINQSVFAVMNISPLNGQAVLEIEFSIVFTMIDRLLGGPGRMIARQSITEIEQPLVRQTIERMFGALKSAWEGVVVINPSIEAIETSAQFVQIAPPSDVVISVLFEIRVGDTRGAMSLCIPYMVLKPITVKLSAQKWFASSNRKQAPAYRSTLTGHVAASNVECTATLGKCRMQVREFLQLKAGDMLRLDRRADREVLMMVAKKPKFEGRPALHNKKLVFRISQPFAEL; this comes from the coding sequence ATGTCGGAAATCCTCTCCCAAGCTGAAATCGAAGCCCTTTTGACTTCGCTGTCTCCAGATTCTGGCGGCGGCGCCTCCGCACAGCCGGAACAATCGGGCGGCAAACCCGGGGCAAGTTCCGCCAGTGTCCGCAGCCTCCGTGCGGCAACGGCCTACGAAGTTTACGACTTCCGGCGACCCGACAAGTTTAGTAAAGACCAGCTCCGGACCCTGCAAATGTTGCACGAAACCTTTGCACGTCTGGCCGGCTCGTCCCTATCTGGACACTTGCGGACCCATGTCAGTGTCGACCTAATCTCCCTTGAACAGGTCCCTTACGAAGAGTATCTGCGCAGCATCAACCAATCTGTCTTTGCAGTGATGAACATTTCTCCTCTTAACGGACAGGCCGTTTTGGAGATCGAGTTCAGTATTGTCTTCACAATGATCGATCGGCTCTTAGGCGGCCCCGGCCGCATGATCGCTCGACAAAGCATTACTGAGATCGAACAACCTCTTGTGCGCCAGACTATAGAAAGGATGTTCGGGGCTTTGAAGAGTGCTTGGGAAGGCGTCGTCGTCATAAACCCAAGCATCGAAGCGATCGAGACGAGCGCACAGTTTGTACAAATCGCCCCTCCGTCTGACGTGGTGATCAGCGTCCTCTTCGAGATTCGCGTGGGCGATACGCGAGGCGCCATGAGCCTCTGCATTCCCTACATGGTTTTGAAACCGATCACGGTCAAGCTTAGCGCCCAAAAATGGTTTGCGAGCAGCAACCGAAAGCAGGCGCCTGCCTACCGAAGCACGCTGACCGGCCATGTCGCAGCGTCTAACGTGGAGTGCACGGCGACACTTGGGAAATGCCGCATGCAGGTCCGCGAATTCTTACAGCTTAAGGCCGGGGACATGCTCAGATTGGACCGGCGCGCTGACCGAGAGGTACTAATGATGGTTGCTAAGAAGCCGAAATTTGAGGGACGTCCCGCCCTCCATAACAAGAAGCTGGTGTTCCGCATCAGCCAGCCGTTCGCTGAACTTTAA
- the trxB gene encoding thioredoxin-disulfide reductase yields the protein MAHNVIVVGSGPAGYTAALYAARANLQPLVLAGPEPGGQLMITTDVENYPGFPDGVMGPEMMDLFRRQAERFGSQIEHDVVTRVDLSARPFRVWTAEKEHTGKTLIISTGAVAKWMGVPGEVEFGGHGVSACATCDGFFFRGKRIIIVGGGDTAMEEANYLTRHAEMVYVVHRRDSLRASKIMQKRAMENPKIEFIWNTVISEILGDSAPYKKVHSVRLESTVEDRSWTMPIDGVFVAIGHKPNSEVFADWLDLDELGYIKVEPYSTRTKIPGVFACGDVTDRTYRQAVTAAGTGCMAAIDAERFLEAEEMG from the coding sequence ATGGCCCACAATGTGATCGTGGTCGGCTCCGGCCCGGCCGGCTACACCGCCGCCCTCTACGCCGCTCGAGCGAACCTGCAACCCCTCGTACTCGCGGGCCCTGAACCGGGCGGTCAGCTCATGATCACGACCGACGTGGAGAACTACCCCGGCTTTCCCGACGGCGTCATGGGGCCCGAAATGATGGATCTCTTTCGGCGGCAGGCGGAGAGGTTCGGATCCCAGATCGAGCACGACGTGGTCACGAGGGTCGACCTTTCCGCGAGGCCGTTCCGAGTCTGGACGGCGGAGAAGGAGCACACGGGCAAGACCTTGATCATCAGCACGGGCGCGGTGGCGAAGTGGATGGGCGTGCCCGGCGAGGTGGAGTTCGGCGGCCATGGGGTCAGCGCTTGCGCGACTTGCGACGGCTTCTTCTTCCGCGGCAAGCGGATCATCATCGTCGGCGGCGGGGACACCGCAATGGAGGAGGCGAACTATCTGACACGGCACGCGGAGATGGTGTACGTCGTTCACCGGCGCGATTCGCTCCGCGCGAGCAAGATCATGCAGAAACGTGCGATGGAAAACCCCAAGATCGAGTTTATTTGGAACACCGTGATCTCTGAAATCCTGGGCGATTCCGCCCCTTATAAAAAGGTGCACAGCGTGCGGCTGGAGAGCACGGTCGAAGACCGCTCCTGGACAATGCCGATCGACGGCGTCTTCGTGGCGATCGGCCACAAGCCGAACAGCGAAGTCTTCGCGGATTGGCTGGATCTTGACGAGCTGGGTTACATCAAAGTCGAGCCCTATTCGACGCGCACAAAAATCCCGGGTGTTTTCGCTTGCGGCGACGTGACCGACCGGACATACCGCCAAGCCGTTACGGCTGCGGGGACCGGGTGTATGGCGGCCATCGACGCGGAGCGGTTCCTCGAAGCCGAGGAAATGGGTTAG
- a CDS encoding flagellar biosynthetic protein FliQ: MNHSVVLGVVREGLIVAGSVGMPLLLTALVVGVLISIFQAVTQIQEASLSFVPKILAVAAVGILLSNWLLSTLVSFLIHCLQVPVGG, from the coding sequence ATGAATCATTCTGTTGTCCTTGGAGTTGTCCGCGAGGGTTTGATCGTGGCGGGATCCGTCGGCATGCCGCTATTGCTAACCGCCCTGGTGGTAGGTGTTCTAATCAGCATCTTTCAGGCTGTTACCCAGATCCAGGAGGCGAGCTTATCATTTGTCCCTAAGATCTTGGCCGTCGCCGCAGTGGGCATCTTGCTGAGCAACTGGCTCTTATCGACTCTGGTTTCGTTCCTAATCCACTGTCTGCAAGTTCCGGTTGGAGGATAA
- a CDS encoding cytochrome c maturation protein CcmE: MKPGLLAVVLSFVGIGAVVYAFMTNASPYVTVAQAQVSQADNLHVAGEIVPGTLDVSATSQTVRFIVKDDEGKTLPVLYKGAPPANMASATRVVVIGGMKEGVFTSEKMLLKCPSKYESSDTPMAKSEAKAS, from the coding sequence ATGAAACCAGGTTTACTCGCCGTTGTCCTTTCGTTCGTGGGAATTGGCGCCGTGGTGTACGCCTTCATGACCAATGCCAGCCCGTACGTAACCGTCGCCCAGGCACAGGTCTCCCAGGCCGATAACCTTCACGTCGCCGGCGAAATCGTCCCCGGCACCCTCGACGTCTCCGCCACGTCGCAGACCGTCCGCTTCATCGTGAAGGACGACGAGGGCAAGACCCTCCCGGTCCTCTACAAGGGCGCGCCGCCCGCCAACATGGCTTCGGCAACGCGCGTAGTCGTTATCGGCGGCATGAAGGAAGGGGTCTTCACCAGTGAGAAGATGCTGCTCAAGTGCCCCTCGAAGTACGAGAGCTCGGACACCCCGATGGCCAAATCGGAAGCGAAGGCTTCCTAA
- a CDS encoding alpha/beta hydrolase, producing MRADINQRFPVKGAELSFDLFRRNTDEALPLLVLIHGGGWISGEKEDYRDEALWWASHGWAAVCVSYRLAPLFPFPIPIADVQRFLLFAAENPSLFGTSPGRTAVFGNSAGGHLALMTALAGRILDGDEPSVRPARAVAVCPITDMTDPGIVEEPLARGFAEQFMGDRYSAEDPRWADASPACQPLAGAPATLLVHGTADEIVPFSQSLQMEARLRQAGNQVSLLAMEGEHHAFSYGAWMKVREAAHAHLAGL from the coding sequence ATGCGGGCGGACATTAATCAGCGGTTTCCGGTGAAAGGGGCGGAGCTTTCCTTCGACCTCTTCCGGCGGAACACGGACGAGGCGCTCCCGCTGCTGGTGCTGATCCATGGCGGCGGATGGATCAGCGGCGAGAAGGAGGACTATCGCGACGAAGCGCTCTGGTGGGCCTCGCATGGCTGGGCCGCCGTATGCGTCTCGTACCGGCTCGCGCCGCTCTTCCCGTTCCCGATCCCGATCGCGGACGTCCAACGGTTCCTGCTCTTTGCCGCCGAGAACCCAAGCTTGTTCGGCACTTCGCCGGGGAGGACTGCCGTCTTCGGCAACAGCGCGGGCGGCCATCTGGCCCTGATGACAGCCTTGGCGGGCCGAATCTTGGATGGCGACGAACCGTCGGTCCGGCCCGCGCGGGCGGTGGCCGTATGCCCGATCACGGACATGACCGACCCCGGAATCGTCGAAGAACCGCTCGCCCGCGGGTTCGCCGAGCAGTTCATGGGCGACCGCTATTCTGCGGAAGACCCGCGGTGGGCAGATGCGAGCCCAGCCTGCCAGCCACTGGCGGGTGCGCCCGCCACCCTGCTCGTCCACGGGACCGCCGACGAAATCGTGCCCTTCTCGCAATCGCTCCAGATGGAAGCCCGTCTTCGCCAGGCAGGCAACCAGGTGAGCCTTCTCGCGATGGAAGGCGAGCACCACGCGTTCTCGTACGGCGCCTGGATGAAGGTCCGCGAAGCGGCGCACGCGCACCTCGCCGGGCTCTGA
- a CDS encoding aminotransferase class I/II-fold pyridoxal phosphate-dependent enzyme translates to MRVDLRSDTVTRPTPSMYEAMMAAELGDDVLGHDPTVEKLERLAADLTGKEAAIFVPSGTMGNQVALATHTNPGESVLFEDEAHMLFYEGAAPSVFAGVQARTVPSHEGVVDPDALASRVLRRSEHTPGTTLLCLENTHNRAGGTVTSLETHRRLRQAADELGIKVHLDGARVFNAAVALGAPVDDITRTVDSVSFCLSKGLCSPVGSVLCGTADFISEARYWRKRMGGGLRQAGILAACGIVSLTQMVDRLAEDHDRCRRLAESLDGLPGLSTVPPQTNILMVDTVAPADRWEAALREKGVDLIAMGPNRLRAVFHHDVEEAGLALSQGAFRELAELVV, encoded by the coding sequence GTGCGCGTTGACCTCCGAAGCGACACGGTGACGCGGCCCACGCCCTCGATGTACGAGGCGATGATGGCCGCCGAACTCGGCGACGACGTCCTCGGTCACGACCCGACGGTTGAGAAACTGGAACGGCTGGCCGCCGACCTCACCGGCAAGGAAGCCGCCATCTTTGTGCCGAGCGGCACGATGGGCAACCAAGTCGCGCTGGCCACGCACACGAACCCCGGCGAGAGCGTCCTCTTCGAGGACGAGGCCCACATGCTCTTTTACGAAGGGGCGGCCCCTTCCGTGTTCGCGGGTGTGCAGGCGAGGACAGTCCCTTCGCACGAGGGCGTGGTCGACCCGGACGCGCTCGCCTCTCGCGTCCTGCGCCGGTCGGAGCACACGCCGGGCACCACCCTGCTCTGCCTTGAGAACACCCACAATCGCGCGGGAGGAACCGTCACCTCCCTGGAGACCCATCGCCGCCTTCGTCAGGCGGCGGACGAACTCGGAATCAAGGTCCACCTGGACGGAGCGCGCGTCTTCAACGCGGCCGTCGCGCTCGGAGCGCCCGTCGACGATATCACGCGCACGGTCGACTCCGTGAGTTTCTGCTTGAGCAAGGGGCTTTGCTCGCCGGTCGGTTCGGTCCTTTGCGGCACGGCCGACTTCATCAGCGAGGCTCGCTATTGGCGCAAGAGAATGGGCGGCGGCCTCCGCCAAGCCGGGATCCTCGCCGCCTGCGGCATCGTTTCGCTGACGCAAATGGTGGACCGGCTGGCCGAAGACCACGACCGGTGCCGACGCCTCGCCGAGAGCCTGGACGGCCTGCCTGGGCTCTCGACCGTGCCGCCCCAAACGAACATCCTGATGGTGGACACGGTCGCCCCGGCGGACCGGTGGGAAGCGGCGCTGCGCGAGAAGGGGGTGGATCTGATCGCGATGGGACCGAACCGGCTAAGGGCCGTGTTCCACCACGACGTCGAAGAGGCTGGGCTCGCCCTTTCTCAAGGCGCGTTTCGGGAACTTGCCGAGCTCGTCGTCTAG
- a CDS encoding aspartate 1-decarboxylase: MRLNQLLKAKLHHAHITYANPEYVGSIEVDGELLRRVGIQDGELVHVWSVDGTSRIQTYAFSGPSGVVGINGGAAHLFKAGERVIIAAFTLTDEEVVPEVLLLDGDNRVVREMNPFHVLG, from the coding sequence ATGCGCCTGAACCAGTTGCTAAAAGCTAAGTTGCACCACGCCCATATCACGTACGCCAACCCGGAGTACGTGGGGAGCATCGAGGTGGACGGCGAACTCCTGAGGAGGGTCGGAATCCAAGACGGAGAGTTGGTCCACGTCTGGTCCGTCGACGGCACTTCGCGAATCCAGACCTATGCGTTCTCTGGCCCAAGCGGCGTGGTCGGGATCAACGGCGGGGCCGCCCACCTCTTCAAGGCGGGCGAGCGCGTCATCATCGCCGCCTTCACCCTCACCGATGAGGAAGTCGTGCCCGAAGTGCTGCTGCTGGACGGCGACAACCGCGTCGTTCGGGAGATGAACCCCTTCCATGTCCTCGGTTGA
- a CDS encoding ribonuclease H-like domain-containing protein, which translates to MLRHTFVHLPGVGHQAERALWRQGCHTWDDYLSAPKEFRIGSADRGQVTELLHRSVEALENREHQFFARWLGAREAWRAWEDFRDSCIYLDIETDGRAGGDSVTCVGLYDGNTFRCLIAGEDLAVFADAITYYSYIVTFFGTGFDIPVLQKAFPHVMFDHIHLDLCHVMKRLGMQGGLKRIEYDLGITRCDETRGLTGRDAVRLWRRHLYGDESALPILVAYNREDVVNLAKIAQIAYDRLRIQTSLDDELGKFPKRALRKGEPSLFDVVVEHGP; encoded by the coding sequence TTGCTCCGCCACACGTTCGTCCACCTTCCGGGGGTCGGCCACCAGGCCGAGCGGGCGCTCTGGCGACAGGGGTGCCACACGTGGGACGACTACCTCTCCGCGCCAAAGGAGTTTCGGATCGGGAGCGCGGACAGGGGCCAGGTCACGGAACTCTTGCACCGATCCGTCGAAGCCCTTGAGAACCGGGAGCACCAGTTCTTCGCTCGGTGGCTCGGCGCCCGCGAGGCGTGGCGAGCCTGGGAAGACTTTCGCGACTCCTGCATCTATCTGGACATCGAGACAGACGGCCGCGCGGGAGGAGACTCGGTCACGTGCGTCGGGCTCTACGACGGCAACACTTTTCGATGCCTGATCGCCGGGGAAGACCTGGCCGTTTTTGCGGACGCCATCACCTATTACAGCTATATCGTCACGTTTTTCGGCACAGGGTTCGACATTCCCGTGTTGCAGAAGGCCTTCCCCCACGTGATGTTCGACCACATCCACCTCGACCTCTGCCACGTGATGAAGCGGCTCGGGATGCAGGGCGGTCTAAAGCGCATCGAGTACGACCTGGGCATCACGCGGTGCGACGAGACGCGCGGTCTGACCGGGCGCGATGCCGTAAGGCTGTGGCGGAGGCACCTTTATGGAGACGAGTCCGCCTTGCCGATCCTCGTGGCCTATAACCGGGAGGACGTGGTGAACCTGGCGAAAATCGCCCAGATCGCCTACGACCGCCTCCGGATCCAGACGTCGCTAGACGACGAGCTCGGCAAGTTCCCGAAACGCGCCTTGAGAAAGGGCGAGCCCAGCCTCTTCGACGTCGTGGTGGAACACGGCCCTTAG